The Malus domestica chromosome 13, GDT2T_hap1 genome includes a window with the following:
- the LOC103423916 gene encoding protein NRT1/ PTR FAMILY 4.5-like has translation MTYHNSFFSTEQIVCFTPGLHTIRSSVQNRLSVSHLDYTNQYMYMLCFDLQGYMLLIIQAHDKNLQPLPCLESTCVHGTKALLFYASISFVALGGGGIRGAIPALGADQFDSKDPNEHKHIASFFNWFLLSITVGAVIGVTFVVYVSSNVGWDIGFIISLSCAAVGLLFVALGKPYYRVRVPGESPLIRVLEVLVVSVKNWKVEVPQNSDKLYEIRARDSASKAELIPHSNQFRLLDKAAVLPNGANAARKWKVCTVTQVEEVKVLARMMPILLSTILMNTCLAQLQTLSIQQGTLMNTRIGDFDVPSATIPVIPLAFMTLLIPVYEFAFVPLLRKITGHPYGITHLQRVGVGLVLSAISMAIAGLVEVKRKHEMVHHNHKISLFWLSFHYAIFGIADMFTLVGLMEFFYKEAPAGMRSLSTSFSWLSLSIGYYLSTVFVELINNITSKFTKNKMGWLEGRDMNKSHADYFYWFLAILSVVNFGIYVWCAQWYKYKNDVTVDEEMLLKASGPQSFSASSVSFVSKVEEKQNEAK, from the exons ATGACTTATCACAATTCGTTCTTCAGTACAGAACAGATTGTCTGTTTCACACCTGGACTACACACAATTCGTTCTTCAGTACAGAACAGATTGTCTGTTTCACACCTGGACTACACTAATCAATACATGTATATGTTGTGTTTTGACTTGCAGGGATATATGTTGCTGATTATTCAAGCCCATGACAAAAACCTGCAACCTCTACCTTGTCTGGAATCAACCTGTGTGCATGGCACAAAAGCCCTACTGTTTTACGCTTCGATTTCCTTTGTGGCACTTGGAGGAGGCGGAATCAGAGGAGCAATCCCAGCTTTAGGAGCTGATCAATTCGACTCCAAAGATCCCAATGAGCACAAGCACATAGCCAGCTTCTTCAATTGGTTTTTGCTTAGCATAACAGTTGGAGCTGTGATTGGTGTCACATTTGTGGTGTATGTGAGCTCAAATGTTGGATGGGATATCGGATTTATCATCTCCTTGTCCTGCGCTGCTGttggtcttctctttgttgcaTTGGGAAAGCCATATTATCGCGTCCGAGTTCCAGGAGAGAGCCCTTTGATTAGGGTTTTAGag GTACTGGTGGTGTCTGTAAAGAACTGGAAGGTGGAGGTACCCCAGAATTCCGATAAACTGTATGAAATACGTGCCCGCGATTCTGCTTCTAAAGCAGAGCTCATCCCTCACAGCAATCAATTCAG ATTACTAGACAAGGCAGCCGTTCTCCCTAATGGCGCGAACGCAGCAAGAAAATGGAAAGTTTGCACAGTAACACAGGTGGAAGAAGTGAAGGTTTTGGCAAGGATGATGCCTATTCTTCTAAGCACAATCCTCATGAACACATGCTTAGCCCAATTGCAAACCCTTTCAATCCAACAAGGCACCCTCATGAACACACGCATTGGCGATTTTGATGTCCCATCCGCCACAATCCCAGTGATTCCTCTAGCGTTCATGACCCTCCTTATTCCAGTCTACGAATTTGCCTTCGTTCCCCTCTTGCGCAAAATCACGGGTCACCCCTATGGCATAACCCACCTCCAGAGAGTCGGGGTGGGGCTTGTCCTCTCAGCCATCTCAATGGCCATAGCAGGACTCGTAGAAGTTAAGCGAAAACACGAGATGGTTCACCACAACCACAAAATTAGCCTCTTCTGGCTCTCTTTCCATTACGCGATCTTTGGAATCGCGGACATGTTTACACTCGTAGGGCTGATGGAATTCTTCTACAAGGAGGCACCCGCCGGCATGCGCTCTCTTTCCACTTCCTTCTCTTGGCTCTCTCTGTCCATTGGCTACTACTTGAGTACGGTTTTCGTCGAGCTCATTAACAACATCACTAGCAAGTTCACCAAGAACAAAATGGGGTGGCTGGAAGGACGCGATATGAACAAAAGCCACGCGGACTATTTCTATTGGTTCCTCGCGATCCTCAGCGTGGTTAATTTCGGAATTTATGTATGGTGTGCCCAATGGTATAAGTATAAGAATGATGTTACAGTCGACGAGGAAATGTTGCTCAAAGCCAGCGGACCTCAGTCTTTCTCTGCAAGCAGTGTAAGCTTTGTGTCCAAggtagaagaaaaacaaaacgagGCCAAGTGA